In a single window of the Elaeis guineensis isolate ETL-2024a chromosome 6, EG11, whole genome shotgun sequence genome:
- the LOC105060111 gene encoding guanine nucleotide-binding protein subunit beta, whose translation MSVAELKERHIAATANVNALRERLKQRRQELLDTDVAGYAKSHGKTAIGFGSTDLVCCRTLQGHTGKVYSLDWTPERNRIVSASQDGRLIVWNALTSQKTHAIKLHCAWVMTCAFAPNGQSVACGGLDSACSIFNLNSQVDRDGNIPISRVLTGHKGYVSSCQFVPDQETRLITGSGDQTCVLWDVTTGQRISVFGGEFPSGHTADVFSVSINSSNSNMFVSGSCDATARLWDTRIASRAVRTYHGHEGDVNAVKFFPDGQRFGTGSDDGTCRLFDMRTGHQLQIYSQQLDNNDNEVPTVTSIAFSISGRLLFAGYSNGNCYVWDTLVAEVVLNLGALQNSHEGRISCLGLSADGSALCTGSWDKNLKIWAFGGHRRVI comes from the exons ATGTCTGTTGCTGAGCTGAAGGAGCGGCATATCGCCGCGACGGCGAACGTCAACGCTCTGCGAGAGCGGTTGAAGCAGAGGAGGCAGGAGCTTCTCGACACCGATG ttGCTGGATATGCTAAGAGCCATGGGAAAACCGCAATTGGCTTTGGCTCCACGGATCTGGTTTGCTGTAGGACCTTGCAGGGTCATACGGGGAAG GTCTATTCATTGGATTGGACTCCTGAAAGGAATCGGATAGTTAGCGCTTCTCAAGATGGGAGATTAATTGTATGGAATGCCTTAACAAGCCAGAAAACACATGCCATAAAGCTTCATTGTGCATGGGTCATGACATGTGCCTTTGCCCCCAATGGTCAGTCTGTTGCATGTGGTGGTCTTGATAGCGCATGCTCTATTTTCAATCTCAATTCTCAAGTTGATAGAGATGGGAACATACCAATATCAAGAGTACTTACGGGGCACAAGGGCTATGTATCATCATGTCAGTTTGTTCCAGATCAGGAAACTCGACTAATTACCGGCTCAGGTGATCAGACATGTGTTTTGTGGGATGTTACTACTGGTCAGAGGATTTCTGTCTTTGGAGGTGAATTTCCATCAGGACACACAGCTGATGTATTCAG TGTCTCAATCAactcttcaaattcaaatatgTTTGTCTCTGGATCATGTGATGCTACTGCTCGGCTGTGGGATACTCGAATTGCTAGTCGAGCAGTTCGAACATATCATGGTCATGAGGGGGATGTTAATGCTGTCAAGTTCTTTCCTGATGGACAAAGATTTGGGACTGGCTCTGATGATGGCACATGCCGGTTATTTGATATGAGGACAGGACATCAACTTCAAATTTATAGTCAACAGCTTGACAATAATGATAATGAGGTTCCCACTGTAACATCCATTGCCTTCTCAATATCGGGTAGACTCCTCTTTGCTGGATACTCCAATGGCAATTGTTATGTGTGGGATACACTGGTAGCTGAG GTAGTCCTGAATTTGGGAGCTCTACAAAACTCTCATGAGGGCCGCATAAGCTGCCTAGGTTTGTCAGCTGATGGGAGTGCCTTGTGCACGGGAAGCTGGGACAAAAATCTAAAG